The nucleotide window AAGAATTATTGAAGCATGACGCTGCTCCCCAATACAAGCGGATTGTCATGTCGCTGCACGATATTCTATCTGGGGATTTTTACAGCAGTTACATCAAGCAAGGAAATATTTTGATGCTCTCtgagggaagaagagggattGACAATGTTTTTGCTTTGAGGAGTGGTACGCATTGATAGAGGCCGGGTAGAGGTTGACAATTGACTAACAGTATGTAGGGCACTTGACAATGTTCCTCGACAAGGAGGCATATGAGCGAGCCGGCTTGGTGGGGAAGCCGCATGGCGTGAAAGGAAATCGTGGGATTAAGCCTCGTTGGAGTCAGTCATATCTAGCATACGCATTCTTTGACTATTGCTAACAATCCTTTGTAGTTGTCGAGATCGATCTCAACAGCTCATCCATGGtcaagggaaagaagggCTACGACAGACTGATCTATGCCAGCAAAAATGCCTTCAGTGGGGCTGTGACTTGGCTTTTCTGCAATATGACTTCCGCAGGTGAGTTCTCTCAATTTTCCCATGACATTCTTCTGCTAATTCAGATTTGCAGTGCCTGACCCAGACCCATTggccaccctctccccaaccagctGCACGTCtaacccatccatcacacAAGACATCGATGCTCTCGTACCGATCCTTACTCCATCAACAGGCACATCTGAGCAAATCGCCAGGGATGAGCTCGAGGACTTCTCATCCGAACTGTATGAATGGCTTGCTCTGGTCAGACTACAGAGTCCTCGCATCCTACAAGGTGACAGCATCGACCCGTACCTGTCATTATACCGCATCCCAAATGGGAGTAATCCGGCCAAAATCTGCAAGCTCAGTTGGCGAGGATTTTTCTCCCCATCATGGACCCGTCAGACCTTGATCGGCCTCTTCAcagtcctcccctccaagaCGTGGTTCTCTTTCAGTACAACCACCTTTTCAAAAGGCCTTGCCGGGGACAACACTGAATGTACCTTTCTCAGACCGCCAAATCGGCCGGGGGAGTATCTCATGTGGGAAGTCAGGAGTCATGAGTGACAATAAATCTCGGGTATCAATTAGTCCTGTCTCGGGCGGACACTTCTCTCCTCAGCCaggccctctccaccaatggcttcctcaacaagCTGGCGCAAAGCTGCTTGGCCCTCAGGTGTGTGGATATCGTCTCTGGCCGCCAGCTCCTCTATCCTTCTCCTGAACTCAGggtctggttgttgttcgCCCGCCTCGGCCTCATCCATTGTACCAACAGTAACCCTCAACCCTTGGGGCGCAGGCGGCAATTCTGTGCCATTAGCTACCCCGTTGGCGCCCTCTAAACCAGCGAGATACTCGGCAACCTCTGGGAattcttcttcagcctcgaTCTTTTCTCTGGCGGTTTGGCCTTCGTCGTTTGTGATCTTGGTGTCGAGCTTCAGCTCTTCGACTAGGATGCGAGCTGCTTCCACTGTTTCAACCACAAACAAGGCTGTTTCGCCATCTTCGTCTTTGATATCGACTGGGACCTTGAATTCGTTGATCAAGCTCCGGAGGAGGTCGAAATGGTTGTAACTGGCGGCAGCGTGTACGAGAGAGTATCCGTGCGCGTCCTGGCTCACGGCAATGGAGGGGGTCTCgcggaggagctcaaggagggcCTGCGGgttgtcggcggcgaggaggtaGGGGTTAGGGGACATGGTGGGCGTTAGTGAGTGGCAGTCAATAAAATGGACAGATGGTTCTGGGTTGTTCGTATCGTATAGGGTAGGATGTCGCTGGGAGTGTTCCTTTGGTTCGTGATCAAGGCTTGGAGGGGTAGTGCTATCAACAAAattttggtgggggtttaCACCACGCGGGGCACGACAGGGATGCCATGCTTAAAAACAGTCTGGCAGAGAACGGGTCTCCACTGAAAATGCTGGTGCATTAGCGCCACTTTGGCGGGAGTCGGCAGCTGGTGGGCCGACTTCCAGGCCCTAAACTTGGGCACACCACAGAGAGAACTCTTCTCTATAGCGTCATGCTCTTCACCATTGTTTTTCATAGCCGGCTTTTAGTATTGATATAAAAGATGGGTAATGGTAAattcaacatcatcatgctAGAGAATAATCTGTACGTTCTAGTCAGCACCAACAACGTATTACCGTGAGGCCTCGCATGGTTGGTTCCGTCCTCAAAATTAAGCACTGCCTTTTTGTTCTCACCAACACGGTCGCCAATCCCCAAGGTGTGACTCTTATGCCGAATGGCTGCTTGTCGCTTACAGGGCCCCTTCAAAGCAGGCACAGTGCACCATTGTCTGAAGCAACAGTCAAGCCTGTGTGTGTCTCTCTCTCAATCCAGGGG belongs to Podospora bellae-mahoneyi strain CBS 112042 chromosome 6, whole genome shotgun sequence and includes:
- a CDS encoding hypothetical protein (EggNog:ENOG503Q39P; BUSCO:EOG09265313; COG:S), whose product is MSPNPYLLAADNPQALLELLRETPSIAVSQDAHGYSLVHAAASYNHFDLLRSLINEFKVPVDIKDEDGETALFVVETVEAARILVEELKLDTKITNDEGQTAREKIEAEEEFPEVAEYLAGLEGANGVANGTELPPAPQGLRVTVGTMDEAEAGEQQPDPEFRRRIEELAARDDIHTPEGQAALRQLVEEAIGGEGLAEERSVRPRQD
- a CDS encoding hypothetical protein (EggNog:ENOG503Q6XX; COG:S), which translates into the protein MLSFQQPAFYQSSKCFVTHGGMGHVDPKQPPSKGKPWTAFAAQDFVYTADLILPQEVFEVVQEELLKHDAAPQYKRIVMSLHDILSGDFYSSYIKQGNILMLSEGRRGIDNVFALRSGHLTMFLDKEAYERAGLVGKPHGVKGNRGIKPRWIVEIDLNSSSMVKGKKGYDRLIYASKNAFSGAVTWLFCNMTSAVPDPDPLATLSPTSCTSNPSITQDIDALVPILTPSTGTSEQIARDELEDFSSELYEWLALVRLQSPRILQGDSIDPYLSLYRIPNGSNPAKICKLSWRGFFSPSWTRQTLIGLFTVLPSKTWFSFSTTTFSKGLAGDNTECTFLRPPNRPGEYLMWEVRSHE